From the Brachyspira intermedia PWS/A genome, the window ATTTAAAAAGGAAATTATTCCTGAAGGCACTATAAACATTGTACCTAGTGCCGAACTTTCAACTGCTCAGGCTGTAGATGAAGGTAAAGGCGATCCTATAAAATATGATTATCATGATTATTTATTCAAATTTTTAATGGAATCTTGGAACAGAGCTATATTAGAAGATATACTAGAACTTTATATAGAAGGAAATTTGGAAGAAAAAATAGGATGCCAAAAAGGAACATTAAAAAAATATTTCAAAAATGGTGCTGAATTTGTAGATGATTTAGAGAGATGGTGGAAGCAGTACATGGGAATGGGTATATCTAAAAGAATACAGGCTCCTCCAATACTTGCAGTAAGCAGAAGAAGTTTTGGATTCGGAAATAGAGAATCGCAAAATAGAATCTATTATACTGCAAAATACTTGAATTTGAAAAATAAAATTTTTGAAATTAATTAAAAAAACTTTAATTAAATATATTTTTACTGTAAAATTATAGTGTAATAAAAATTTTACTTGCAAAAAGCAATAATAAATGTTATATTTATAACGTGATATATAATTTTTTAGAATATTGGGAAATTATAAAAAGTGGCAGCAACTATTATAGACAATAATATAAGGCAGGATATCCTTGACTATTCTGCAATATTAGAAACAACTGTGAAGGATATTAACTCTTTTCTTGAAGAAGTTGGAAGAGTTTATAGCTTTATAGGTGAAAAATTTCCTATGATTGAACAGGAAATGAAAAATGAAAACGAAAAAGCTAATAAGCTGCTTTCATATTTTACCAATAAAGAAAAAGGAGAAAAAAACTTCTCTAATGATTTAGATGAGAACCAAGAAGATTTTTTTAGATCCTTTGATAGAATGCAAAGTTTTATATCTCAAGACAATGAACTTTCTGATTCCTTAGTAGAAGACGTTGGCAGAACTAGTAATATTATGGATTCCATAGAACAAATTAGGATGCTTGCTGACCAAATTAAAGTTTATTCATTAAATGCCATTATAATATCTTCTAAATATGGTGCTGGTGGTAAGGCTTTTGGAGAAATATCCAAAAACATAATCAAAATGTCTGAAACATCAAATGAACAGGCAGATCAAATGAATAGAATCGGTAAGGAGTTATTTGTAAGGTTTGAGTCATTTAAAACTGAAATATTAAAAACAAATGAATTGCAAAGACAGAATTTTACAATCATGAGAGAACAGCTTGATAAAGAGCATAATAACATGGTTAATTCCTTTGCAGTATTTTCTAATATAATATCAGATATAATATCAAGAGTTGATAATACTTATGATTTTATATTTGAAGTAATGATGGTTCTTCCTCGTGAAGATATAGTAAGACAGCAGACTGAGCATATAATAGAATCTATGAATTCCATAGTTTATGAAAATAGAAATTTCATAGAATATTATGGAAAAGAAGTAGAAACTATGGATGCTGCTGATCTTGAAAAAGAAGAAAATCAAAGTTTAGAACATAAACTTCTTGACTTGCTTACTTTTGATGATGTAGTTTTAACTCTAATAATAGAAAACTTTAAATCAATACATGAGGAAATTGATCTTACAAACTCAGATATTTATAAAAGTTTAAAAGGTTTAAAAGATGCATTGACAGATATTACATTAGATAGAACTACTATAGTTGAATATATGATTGGAGGCGAAAGCGGTAAATCAGAGTTTCCTTTCACAGTTTCAGAGTCTTTGTTCAATGAATATATGGGATTCATTAAACTTTATTTAGAAAACTTTAAATTATTTTTAACTAATAAATACAGAATATCTGACAGCAATATAGCTATAATAGACTCAATAGAAGAATTGGAAAGCATGTTCTTAGAAACAAAAAACATTGCTAAAACTTTTAACTCTATTAACTTTTTAGCTAAAATAGAACTTGAAAAGAATAGCGATATATTTAATAATTCGCAGACTTTCTCTATAGAAAGTGTTGAATCAATAGCTACTAACATTACAGAAACAGTAGATGGATGTTTAGAGCAGTTCCATAATATTAAATCTGCTATTTTCAGTTCAATTAATAAATTTAAATCTAATATCAATCAGCAGTCGAGCGAGCATTCTTTTATAGAATCTATGACAGACAGCGTAAGCAAACGTTTAGATGAATCAAAATATATTATTAATAATAACATAAAAAGATTAGATAGTTATGCTGATGAATTATTTGGACTTATAGACAAAACCCTAATAGATTTAAGTTCATTAAGTACATTGCTTACAAAGATTAATGAAATAATAGAAATCTTTAATAGCATGAGAAATGTTATAAGAGATAAGAAAAATGAATATTATAATTTATTAGGTATAGAAAATTGGAAAATAGAAAGTGATAAATATTTGGATATAGTTAATTCTTATACGATAAAGAAAGAAAGAGCTATTGCTAATAGTATTTTATCTGGAGAAGATGCGCCGAATGTCGATATAAGTATAGATGTAGGTGCTGATAGCGGCGATTTTACTATGTTTTAATAAAAGTAATGGAGGTATTTATTTATGTCAGTTATAGAGATAAATGATAATCTTAATATAAGAACTATGAGTAAATATTTTAAGAATGTCATAAAAAGTGCTAATTATAACGAAGATATGACTGTAAAATTTAATTGTGAGGGTGATGCCCATGTGGATTTAGCAGGACTTCAAATACTGTATGCTATGAAAAAAGAACTTGCTAAAAATCAAAAAAACCTTATAGTAGAAGGTATGGATAATTTGTTTGTAGAATATTTAAAAATAATTAATGATAAAAATAATTAATGATTAAGAGGTTAAATCTATGGCTAAAACAATACTAATTGTAGACGATTCTAATACAGCTAGAGCATCTGTTGAATATACTTTAAAGAAAGGCAGCTATACTGTAGTGTCTGCAGATGATGGTACTACAGGATTAGAGGTTCTTGGTAAAACACCAAATGTTGATATGATAATAACAGACCTTAACATGCCAAAAATGGATGGTATAGAATTCATTAAGCATGTAAGAAAAGTAGATCAACATAAATATACCCCTATTCTAATGCTTACAACAGAATCTCAAGATGAGAAAAAAATGGAGGGTAAAGCTGCAGGTGCTAGTGGTTGGCTAGTAAAGCCATTTAACCCAACTCAGCTTTTAGATGTAGTAAAACGTTTTTTAAATTGATTTCTAACCATCTTATTTTATATAATAAGGATTTTATAAAGGTAGAGGTGCTATATGTTTGATAGTGATGAATTTATTTCGATATTCCTAAGTGAAGCCAATGAAATTGTAGAAGGTCTTGAAAACGACCTAGTTTTGTTGGAAGATAATAAAAGTGATGAAGATCTTTTAAATAAAATATTTAGAAGTGCTCACACTCTTAAATCTTCAGCAGGTACAGTTGGCTTTACAACTATGAGTGAGTTAAACCACGTTGCTGAAAACTTATTAGAAAAAGTTAGAAGCGGCAAGTTGGATGTTACTCCTCAAATGATTACAGTATTGTTAGAGTTCCTGGATACTGTAAAATTAATGTTGCAAAATATTGTAGACGGTAAAAGTGAAACTGAAGGTGTTACCAATATAGATTCACTAAAAGCTAAAATAAAAGCTATAGCTGACGGTAATGATGTAAGTACTGCTGCAGCTGCACCAAAAGCATCTCCTGAACCTAAAAAAGAAGAGCCTAAGAAAGAAGAGGCTAAAGCTACAGAAACTAAACCTGAAGAAAAAAAAGAAGATACGAAAGCTGATGAATCATCTGCTACTTCAGGCGGAGAAAATTCATTCCATATCGAAATGGGATTTAAAGCTACTATTTTTGATAATGGTATAGACCCTCTTATGTTCTTAAATGACCTTAGAGCTATAGGTACTATTAGTAACTTAAAAATAGAGTGTAATAGCTTACCTACTATCTTAAATCTTGAAGATCCTTATGTTTGTTATACTCAGTTCTCTTTGGATTTTGAAACTAATGCTCCTGAAGAACAAGTTCAGAATATTTTCTTATTTGTAATAGATGATAATGATATTAATATTATAAATACTAAAGCTGAAATAAAAGATGATGATGAAGCAAATAAAGCAGTTGAAACTAAAGAAGAACAGCCTGCAAAAGAAGAGGCTAAAGAAGATACTGCTGCTAAACCTGAAGAAAAACCTGCAGAAACAGCTGCAGCTGCTAGTAAACCTGCAGCAGCTCCTAAAACTGGTACAAAAGTTCAGGCTCCTTCAACAGTAAGGGTTGATACAAGAAAATTAGACAGCTTAATGAACTTAATCGGAGAGCTTGTTATAGCACAGTCAAGAATAATGCAGCTTACTCAAAGTTTAGATATAGATAATGGACTTAAAGAGGCTGTAAGTTCAATGGATAGAACTTCAAGACAAATACAAGAAGAAGTTATGAATATCCGAATGATGCCTATCGGTCCTATATTCACTCAATTCCATAGATATGTTAGGGACTTAAATTTAGAATTAAACAAAGAAGTTAAACTAGTTCTTAAAGGTGAAACTACAGAAATAGATAAAAATATGTTAGAGCAGTTATCTGACCCTCTTAAACATATTATAAGAAACTCTATGGACCATGGTATAGAGAAAACAAAAGAAGAAAGAATAGCTAGAGGTAAGCCTGAATATGGTACAATAACAATGTCTGCAGCTCACCAAGAAGGACATGTTGTTATAGAAGTATCAGATGATGGTAATGGATTGAATAAAGAAAAAATCTTTAATAAAGCTGTTGAAAAAGGACTTCTTTCAAAAGATGGTAAATATTCTGATATAGAAATATACAGAACTATTTTCTCTCCTGGTCTTTCTACTGCTGAAAAAATAACAGACATATCAGGAAGAGGTGTTGGTATGGATGTTGTTAGAGCTAATGTAGAAAAAATGAAAGGTAAAATAGAAATTAAATCTGCTGAAGGTCAAGGTAGTACATTCATAATAAAATTACCTTTAACATTGGCTATTATTGAAGGTATTACTTTTGCTTTAGGTAAACAAATATACATAATGCCTTTGATTTCAATTATAGAACAAATAAAAGTAAAAAACGAACAGGTAAAACCTTTTGAAGGCAAAGGGGAAATGATAAAAATCAGAGATGAGTATTTGCCTTTAATTAGATTACACAAAGTATTTGAAATAGATACACAAGTTGAAAATATAGATGATGGTATAGTTGTAGTTGTTGAAGCTGGATATAGAAAATGTGCTATATTTGTTGATGAGCTTTTGGATCAGCAGCAAGTAGTTATTAAATCTTTAGATTCAGCATTCAGTAAACATGCAGGAATAGCCGGAGGTACTATACTTGGAGACGGAAGAATAGCCCTTATTATAGATATACAGGGACTAGTAAATATGTCTTTACAAGGAAAAATTAATAACGGCGTTAAATAAAGGATTGTAATATGTTAGATAATCAAAAAATAAATGCAGCTAATATACCTCAGGTTGGAGGTACATCTTTAGAACATGATGAAAACATTTCTATTGAACCTAGTCAGCAATTTTTAGTGTTTAAAATTGATAATGAAGAATATGCTCTTGATGTATTGAGTATTGAAGGTATTGTAGGCGTAACTAATATAACTCCTGTTCCTGGAAGTCCTAAATTTATGAGAGGACTTATGAATTTAAGAGGTAATATTCTTCATATAGTTGATATAAGAATAAGATTTGGTTTGGATAGAAGAGATGATCATTCTATTGAAGATGATGTTATTATAGTTATATCCACTACTAATAGAAAATTTGGTATATTAGCAGATATGGTAAGTGATGTTATTACAGTTTATGAAAGCCAGATGACAGAAACTCCTATTGATAATATGAGAGGACTTCAAATTTCTAATGTTATTAGATTGGAAAATAAGATCATTATGGTTCTTCCTATAGAAGAAATCATAAAATCTAATGAAACAACCAATCAAACAGTATAATATCATTGAGGTATAAAAATGGAAGATATGAATGAGCATATGCCGGCTCTGAGTGATGCTGAGTTTAATGAATTAGTTAAAATTATTTATGATAAAACTAGAATACAAATGACTAGTCATAAAAGGGCTCTAGTAACCTCTAGATTGAGTAAGAGATTAAGAGCCTTAAAAATGGACTCTTTTAGGGAGTATATAGACTTTGTCAAGAATGCTAAAGATGAAGAATTAACTAATTTCGTTAATGCTGTTACTACAAATAAAACTGAC encodes:
- a CDS encoding response regulator — encoded protein: MAKTILIVDDSNTARASVEYTLKKGSYTVVSADDGTTGLEVLGKTPNVDMIITDLNMPKMDGIEFIKHVRKVDQHKYTPILMLTTESQDEKKMEGKAAGASGWLVKPFNPTQLLDVVKRFLN
- a CDS encoding chemotaxis protein CheA: MFDSDEFISIFLSEANEIVEGLENDLVLLEDNKSDEDLLNKIFRSAHTLKSSAGTVGFTTMSELNHVAENLLEKVRSGKLDVTPQMITVLLEFLDTVKLMLQNIVDGKSETEGVTNIDSLKAKIKAIADGNDVSTAAAAPKASPEPKKEEPKKEEAKATETKPEEKKEDTKADESSATSGGENSFHIEMGFKATIFDNGIDPLMFLNDLRAIGTISNLKIECNSLPTILNLEDPYVCYTQFSLDFETNAPEEQVQNIFLFVIDDNDINIINTKAEIKDDDEANKAVETKEEQPAKEEAKEDTAAKPEEKPAETAAAASKPAAAPKTGTKVQAPSTVRVDTRKLDSLMNLIGELVIAQSRIMQLTQSLDIDNGLKEAVSSMDRTSRQIQEEVMNIRMMPIGPIFTQFHRYVRDLNLELNKEVKLVLKGETTEIDKNMLEQLSDPLKHIIRNSMDHGIEKTKEERIARGKPEYGTITMSAAHQEGHVVIEVSDDGNGLNKEKIFNKAVEKGLLSKDGKYSDIEIYRTIFSPGLSTAEKITDISGRGVGMDVVRANVEKMKGKIEIKSAEGQGSTFIIKLPLTLAIIEGITFALGKQIYIMPLISIIEQIKVKNEQVKPFEGKGEMIKIRDEYLPLIRLHKVFEIDTQVENIDDGIVVVVEAGYRKCAIFVDELLDQQQVVIKSLDSAFSKHAGIAGGTILGDGRIALIIDIQGLVNMSLQGKINNGVK
- a CDS encoding chemotaxis protein CheW, yielding MLDNQKINAANIPQVGGTSLEHDENISIEPSQQFLVFKIDNEEYALDVLSIEGIVGVTNITPVPGSPKFMRGLMNLRGNILHIVDIRIRFGLDRRDDHSIEDDVIIVISTTNRKFGILADMVSDVITVYESQMTETPIDNMRGLQISNVIRLENKIIMVLPIEEIIKSNETTNQTV